In Hylaeus volcanicus isolate JK05 unplaced genomic scaffold, UHH_iyHylVolc1.0_haploid 10527, whole genome shotgun sequence, a single genomic region encodes these proteins:
- the LOC128882329 gene encoding transmembrane protein 234 homolog isoform X2 translates to MSVSLDSILNLALVAFLYGVTNPFIKKGAQGLENVKSSSRFGQFFNELAFLVTKLKYIVPFIINQCGSILYFLTLSSTDISLAVPVTNSLTFVVTAITDTYIGMAMVLIGTFLCCWDKIDETL, encoded by the exons ATGTCAGTATCATTag atTCTATCTTAAATCTTGCCCTTGTGGCATTCTTGTACGGCGTAACCAATCCATTTATCAAAAAAGGAGCTCAAGGtctagaaaatgtaaaatcatCTTCGAGATTTGGTCAATTCTTTAATGAATTGGCATTCCTAGTTACAAAACTGAAG TATATTGTACCATTCATCATCAACCAGTGCGgttctatattatattttttaactctGAGTAGTACAGATATATCACTGGCTGTTCCAGTCACTAATTCACTTACCTTTGTGGTAACTGCGATAACGG ataCATATATTGGAATGGCAATGGTACTGATCGGGACATTTCTTTGCTGCTGGGATAAAATAGATGaaactttataa
- the LOC128882329 gene encoding transmembrane protein 234 homolog isoform X1, giving the protein MSVSLDSILNLALVAFLYGVTNPFIKKGAQGLENVKSSSRFGQFFNELAFLVTKLKYIVPFIINQCGSILYFLTLSSTDISLAVPVTNSLTFVVTAITGWFMGEEKIHRNTYIGMAMVLIGTFLCCWDKIDETL; this is encoded by the exons ATGTCAGTATCATTag atTCTATCTTAAATCTTGCCCTTGTGGCATTCTTGTACGGCGTAACCAATCCATTTATCAAAAAAGGAGCTCAAGGtctagaaaatgtaaaatcatCTTCGAGATTTGGTCAATTCTTTAATGAATTGGCATTCCTAGTTACAAAACTGAAG TATATTGTACCATTCATCATCAACCAGTGCGgttctatattatattttttaactctGAGTAGTACAGATATATCACTGGCTGTTCCAGTCACTAATTCACTTACCTTTGTGGTAACTGCGATAACGGGTTGGTTTATGGGtgaagaaaaaatacacaGAA ataCATATATTGGAATGGCAATGGTACTGATCGGGACATTTCTTTGCTGCTGGGATAAAATAGATGaaactttataa